The Cohnella abietis genome has a segment encoding these proteins:
- a CDS encoding glycosyltransferase family 2 protein gives MKISVCLIVRNEEKKLHRALQSIPKNYEIIVTDTGSTDSTVHIAKQFKAKTYEYIWNDDFASARNYCASWATGDYILVIDADEVLPTNTDDQIQQFIGQYPGAAGCVVINNIMSGEMKKHRMVRLYPKDPSYYFEGNVHEQVYKDNKPAVFEMLQLELLHDGYEEEDYKNKKKMDRYLPMYEAHLKENPDDGYMLYQMGKLYYSMSEWKMAEHYLGRAYIQKEYNHLHFPVVIVMLGYVLKEQNRVEEANDLLKPFEPVYLDFPDLFFLLGLLAMDSGHIEAVEGYFTQALAIGETEKYTTVYGVGTFKAAYNLGLYYEFTGNSDLSQQCYHFAAEYQFEPALVRLNKK, from the coding sequence ATGAAGATTAGCGTGTGTTTAATAGTTAGGAATGAGGAAAAAAAATTACATAGAGCATTGCAAAGCATTCCAAAGAACTATGAAATTATTGTAACCGATACAGGATCCACTGATAGTACAGTTCATATTGCAAAGCAATTTAAAGCTAAAACTTATGAATATATATGGAATGACGATTTTGCATCGGCAAGGAATTATTGCGCTTCATGGGCAACCGGTGATTATATATTAGTTATAGATGCGGACGAAGTACTACCTACGAATACGGACGACCAAATTCAGCAATTCATCGGACAGTATCCAGGAGCTGCGGGTTGTGTCGTTATAAATAATATAATGAGTGGAGAAATGAAGAAGCATCGAATGGTTAGGTTGTATCCCAAAGATCCATCCTATTATTTTGAGGGTAATGTACATGAGCAAGTATATAAGGATAATAAACCAGCTGTTTTTGAGATGCTACAATTAGAATTGTTGCATGATGGATACGAGGAAGAGGATTACAAGAACAAGAAAAAAATGGACCGTTATCTCCCGATGTACGAAGCTCATTTGAAGGAAAATCCTGATGATGGTTACATGCTTTATCAGATGGGTAAGCTCTACTATTCCATGAGCGAATGGAAAATGGCAGAGCATTACTTAGGGCGAGCCTATATTCAGAAAGAATATAATCATTTACATTTTCCGGTTGTTATAGTTATGCTTGGCTATGTTCTGAAGGAACAAAATCGTGTTGAGGAAGCCAACGATTTACTAAAACCGTTTGAACCCGTTTATTTGGATTTTCCAGATTTATTTTTTCTCCTTGGTCTATTAGCTATGGATTCAGGCCATATAGAAGCAGTAGAAGGTTATTTTACACAAGCACTTGCAATTGGTGAGACGGAGAAATATACAACTGTTTATGGAGTTGGGACGTTTAAGGCTGCATATAATTTGGGTTTATATTATGAGTTCACCGGCAATTCGGATTTATCCCAGCAATGCTATCACTTTGCGGCCGAATATCAATTCGAGCCAGCCTTGGTGAGACTAAATAAAAAATAA
- a CDS encoding flagellin N-terminal helical domain-containing protein produces MIINHNLNAMNSHRNLLLNNIAQGKSSEKLSSGFKVNRAADDAAGLSISEKMRTQIRSLNQAQANVQDGISLVQTAEGAMNEVSDMLSRMKELAVKAMNGTYNTSDLEAIDMEFKALSTAIDNIAKNTTFNGITVLNGTANISIQAGDSTTAANTVKISLQDIQLTALSITGASLGTAVAASNALVKIDTDIGTINKLRSSFGATQNQLEHTFNNLGATTENLQAAESRIRDTDIAKEMMNYTKLNILQSAATSMLAQANQAPQSVLQLLR; encoded by the coding sequence ATGATTATCAACCACAATCTTAACGCAATGAACTCGCACCGTAACTTGTTGCTAAACAACATCGCACAAGGTAAATCATCTGAGAAATTGTCTTCTGGCTTCAAAGTAAACCGTGCAGCCGACGATGCAGCAGGCCTCTCGATCTCCGAGAAAATGCGTACGCAAATCCGCTCTTTGAACCAAGCGCAAGCTAACGTTCAAGATGGTATCTCCCTCGTACAAACAGCTGAAGGCGCGATGAATGAAGTTTCTGACATGCTTTCTCGTATGAAAGAGCTTGCTGTTAAAGCGATGAACGGTACGTACAACACTTCCGATTTGGAAGCAATTGACATGGAGTTCAAAGCACTTAGCACGGCAATCGACAACATCGCTAAAAACACAACCTTCAACGGTATTACCGTATTGAATGGTACTGCTAACATCAGTATCCAAGCAGGTGATTCCACAACAGCTGCAAACACGGTTAAAATTTCTCTGCAAGATATTCAACTCACTGCGCTTTCGATTACAGGTGCATCACTAGGAACTGCTGTTGCAGCTTCCAACGCTCTAGTTAAAATTGATACAGATATCGGTACAATCAATAAATTGCGTTCTTCCTTTGGTGCTACACAAAACCAATTGGAGCACACATTTAACAACTTGGGTGCAACAACTGAGAACCTGCAAGCAGCTGAGTCCCGTATCCGTGATACAGATATAGCTAAAGAAATGATGAACTATACGAAGCTTAACATTTTGCAATCCGCTGCGACTTCCATGTTGGCACAAGCCAACCAAGCGCCGCAAAGCGTACTGCAATTGCTTCGTTAA
- a CDS encoding flagellin N-terminal helical domain-containing protein, which yields MIINHNLNAMNSHRNLLLNNIAQGKSSEKLSSGFKVNRAADDAAGLSISEKMRTQIRSLNQAQANVQDGISLVQTAEGAMNEVSDMLSRMKELAVKAMNGTYNASDLLAIDMEFKALSTAIDNIAKNTTFNGITVLNGSANISIQAGDSTTAANTVKISLQDIQLNQLQINTQSLGTAVGASNTLVKIDADIGTINKLRSAFGATQNQLEHTFNNLGATTENLQAAESRIRDTDIAKEMMNYTKLNILQSAATSMLAQANQAPQSVLQLLR from the coding sequence ATGATTATCAACCACAATCTTAACGCAATGAACTCACACCGCAACTTGTTGCTTAACAACATCGCACAAGGTAAATCGTCCGAGAAATTGTCTTCCGGTTTCAAAGTAAACCGTGCAGCAGACGATGCAGCAGGCCTCTCGATCTCCGAGAAAATGCGTACGCAAATCCGTTCTTTGAACCAAGCGCAAGCTAACGTTCAAGATGGTATTTCCCTCGTACAAACAGCTGAAGGCGCAATGAACGAAGTTTCTGACATGCTTTCTCGTATGAAAGAGCTTGCTGTTAAAGCAATGAACGGTACGTACAATGCTTCCGACTTACTAGCTATCGACATGGAGTTCAAAGCACTAAGCACGGCAATCGACAACATCGCGAAAAACACAACCTTCAACGGTATTACTGTATTGAATGGTTCTGCAAACATCAGTATCCAAGCAGGTGATTCCACAACTGCTGCAAACACGGTTAAGATTTCTCTGCAAGATATTCAACTGAATCAGCTTCAAATTAATACTCAATCTCTCGGTACTGCTGTGGGAGCTTCCAACACTCTTGTTAAAATTGATGCAGACATCGGTACAATCAACAAATTGCGTTCTGCCTTTGGTGCTACACAAAACCAATTGGAGCACACATTTAACAACTTGGGTGCAACAACTGAGAACCTGCAAGCTGCAGAATCCCGTATCCGTGATACAGATATTGCTAAAGAAATGATGAACTATACGAAGCTTAACATTTTGCAATCCGCTGCGACATCGATGCTGGCACAAGCCAATCAAGCGCCACAAAGCGTACTGCAATTGCTTCGTTAA
- a CDS encoding flagellin N-terminal helical domain-containing protein: protein MIINHNLNAMNSHRNLLLNNIAQGKSSEKLSSGFKVNRAADDAAGLSISEKMRTQIRSLNQAQANVQDGISLVQTAEGAMNEVSDMLSRMKELAVKAMNGTYNASDLLAIDMEFKALSTAIDNIAKNTTFNGITVLNGSANISIQAGDSTSAANTVKISLQDIQLLSLAITGQSLGTATGASTTLVKIDQDIGTINKLRSAFGATQNQLEHTFNNLGATTENLQAAESRIRDTDIAKEMMNYTKLNILQSAATSMLAQANQAPQSVLQLLR from the coding sequence ATGATTATCAACCACAATCTTAACGCAATGAACTCGCACCGTAACTTGTTGCTGAACAACATCGCACAAGGTAAATCATCTGAGAAATTGTCTTCCGGTTTCAAAGTAAACCGTGCTGCTGATGATGCAGCAGGCCTCTCGATCTCCGAGAAAATGCGTACGCAAATCCGTTCTTTGAACCAAGCGCAAGCTAACGTTCAAGATGGTATTTCCCTCGTACAAACAGCTGAAGGCGCAATGAATGAAGTTTCCGACATGCTTTCTCGCATGAAAGAGCTGGCTGTTAAAGCAATGAACGGTACGTACAATGCTTCCGACTTACTAGCTATTGACATGGAGTTCAAAGCACTAAGCACGGCAATCGACAACATCGCGAAAAACACTACTTTTAACGGTATTACTGTATTGAATGGTTCTGCAAACATTAGCATCCAAGCAGGCGATTCCACTTCTGCTGCAAACACGGTCAAGATATCTCTGCAAGATATTCAACTTCTTTCGCTTGCAATTACAGGGCAATCACTTGGAACTGCTACAGGGGCTTCTACCACTCTTGTTAAAATCGATCAAGACATCGGTACAATCAACAAATTGCGTTCTGCCTTTGGTGCTACACAAAACCAATTGGAGCACACATTTAACAACTTGGGTGCAACAACTGAGAACCTGCAAGCTGCAGAATCCCGTATCCGTGATACAGATATTGCTAAAGAAATGATGAACTATACGAAGCTTAACATTTTGCAATCCGCTGCGACATCCATGTTGGCACAAGCCAACCAAGCGCCGCAAAGCGTACTGCAATTGCTTCGTTAA
- the csrA gene encoding carbon storage regulator CsrA, with amino-acid sequence MLILSRKKGQSIIIDDEIEVFVIGYEGDQVKIGINAPSQVKIYRKEVLESIRENNKQAVTPPNQMQSIKDLAALATEKLKKKE; translated from the coding sequence ATGCTAATCTTATCGCGTAAGAAGGGCCAGTCTATTATCATCGATGATGAAATTGAAGTTTTTGTAATTGGGTATGAAGGGGATCAAGTAAAAATAGGTATAAATGCTCCTTCTCAAGTGAAAATTTATCGAAAAGAAGTATTGGAATCAATTCGAGAAAACAACAAACAAGCGGTTACTCCTCCCAATCAGATGCAATCTATTAAGGATCTAGCAGCACTTGCGACAGAAAAACTAAAAAAAAAGGAATAA
- the fliW gene encoding flagellar assembly protein FliW, which yields MDGSILGFQHLNSFTLLPIDETDTQSPFAYLQSTEEESLGFLVTNPFSFIPGYEVQVRDSEKTVLDTTDPKDVIVLNIVTLAEHFDQSTINLLAPLLINVRNMMGRQIVLSQDGHFPTRAPLFGPSTEQEAGLSSC from the coding sequence ATGGACGGATCAATTTTAGGATTTCAACATCTGAATTCCTTTACGTTATTGCCAATCGACGAGACGGATACGCAATCCCCCTTTGCATACTTGCAGAGCACAGAAGAAGAAAGCTTGGGTTTCTTAGTTACTAACCCTTTCTCGTTTATTCCAGGCTATGAGGTTCAAGTGCGAGATAGCGAAAAAACGGTACTGGATACCACTGATCCTAAGGATGTTATTGTATTAAATATCGTTACTCTTGCCGAACACTTTGATCAATCAACAATAAATCTTCTAGCACCGCTACTCATAAATGTGCGCAACATGATGGGGCGGCAGATTGTATTGTCTCAGGACGGACATTTCCCTACCAGAGCCCCGCTATTTGGTCCCTCAACTGAGCAGGAAGCAGGTTTATCATCATGCTAA
- a CDS encoding DUF6470 family protein — translation MELQRLSIRSTLGRLGMESPRGDHKIESPPGELEISSPRVDMQIRQPRGELTVDSSAAWLALAKGGPIETTRILTAQYNERTMQAIAKIVQEGNRMKQISNPSSAVADIAAQVMTDNPENLRVAGRASNMNVQIQYTPRPAEIDITPKHPEINYHVSKPGINYTPQKVNIYMDQMNAIKMWVSNYDLYA, via the coding sequence ATGGAATTACAAAGATTATCCATTCGTTCAACACTCGGTCGCTTAGGCATGGAAAGCCCGAGAGGAGATCATAAGATTGAATCCCCTCCGGGAGAGTTGGAAATTAGTTCTCCTCGGGTGGATATGCAAATTCGTCAGCCCCGAGGGGAATTAACTGTTGATTCCTCTGCTGCATGGTTAGCTTTGGCTAAGGGTGGCCCTATTGAAACGACCCGAATATTGACTGCTCAATATAATGAGCGAACAATGCAGGCTATCGCGAAGATCGTTCAAGAAGGTAATCGTATGAAACAGATATCCAATCCCTCCAGTGCTGTTGCGGATATTGCTGCTCAGGTTATGACAGACAATCCTGAGAATCTCAGGGTAGCTGGTCGAGCATCGAATATGAATGTGCAGATTCAATATACGCCACGTCCTGCAGAAATTGATATCACTCCGAAGCATCCTGAAATTAATTATCATGTTTCCAAGCCGGGGATTAACTACACTCCACAAAAAGTAAATATATACATGGATCAAATGAATGCCATTAAAATGTGGGTAAGTAATTATGATCTGTATGCATAG
- the flgL gene encoding flagellar hook-associated protein FlgL: MTIRVTSGMIHNQLIRNLNNNYNRMSATQEQIETGRKINRASDDPVGITYALRYRSELSMNDQYQRNITTATSSVDHVDTVLNQINELLQRAKELAVRGISDSSSKEAREAIGKELDGIFKQAVTLGNDQVNGKYTFNGQLTTTQPYDTTTAGTTDTDEASILLPLAPGVEIQTNISGNSVFGASTDADNVFTVFKELRDAMNSNDSNAARSAMERLDTRFNTFLGIRSEVGARANRIEMLDNRNQDLNQSLNGLIAKTEDTDIAQAIMNLQRDENVYQASLSVGSKIIQPSLVDYLR, encoded by the coding sequence ATGACTATTCGAGTAACTTCTGGAATGATCCATAATCAATTAATTCGTAATTTGAATAATAACTATAACCGCATGAGTGCTACTCAAGAGCAGATTGAAACCGGTAGAAAGATCAATCGTGCATCTGACGATCCGGTAGGCATTACCTATGCACTGCGCTATCGCAGTGAATTGTCAATGAATGATCAGTATCAGCGGAATATTACGACGGCTACATCCTCTGTTGACCATGTGGATACGGTATTGAATCAAATTAATGAGCTTTTGCAACGAGCGAAAGAATTGGCTGTCCGAGGGATTAGTGATTCTAGCTCTAAGGAAGCTCGTGAAGCCATTGGCAAGGAGCTAGATGGGATTTTCAAGCAAGCCGTGACGCTGGGTAACGATCAAGTAAATGGGAAATATACTTTTAATGGTCAATTGACTACTACCCAACCTTACGATACGACTACAGCAGGTACAACGGATACAGATGAAGCCTCAATCTTATTGCCGCTGGCTCCGGGAGTAGAAATTCAGACGAATATATCTGGTAACTCTGTGTTTGGTGCTTCGACAGATGCAGACAATGTATTCACTGTATTTAAGGAATTGCGTGATGCCATGAATTCGAATGATAGTAACGCAGCCCGTTCAGCTATGGAACGGTTAGACACACGGTTTAACACCTTTTTGGGCATACGTTCTGAGGTAGGTGCTCGAGCCAATCGGATTGAAATGCTGGACAATAGAAATCAGGATCTCAATCAATCATTGAATGGACTAATTGCGAAGACGGAAGATACCGATATCGCGCAGGCCATAATGAATCTTCAACGAGATGAGAATGTGTACCAAGCATCTCTTTCAGTCGGTTCTAAGATCATACAGCCAAGCCTTGTGGATTACTTAAGATAA
- the flgK gene encoding flagellar hook-associated protein FlgK, whose amino-acid sequence MRSTFHSLETSKRALFTQQAALQTTGHNIANANTAGYSRQTVNMQATRPIEAVGMTHSTAPGQLGTGVEFTSITRIRESFLDSQYRSNSQDQGKWSIQADTLQKLEAIFNEPNETGIRTLVDKYWKSWSDLAQDPENITGRKILRENTLALVDAINLSSKQLVNLEQDLTSNLDVKATQINTMLENVSKLNKEISRISAYGDNPNDLKDQRDLLVDQLSKIVNITVTDTDQGYEINMGGTNLVAGQDYNPVDSAGLQGAYGTDLNSGEVYGMITSRDVYVRDYQRQLDTLANSLANGQFTVTIPAGSVLPDGITLNGVTYNGASRTLSTPLTVPVNGINELHTMGYTLQNPPTAGVPFFVSSNGGPITAATIRLNSIIADSPDAIATSMRTIGTPEKVVPGNNTLALLMANLKDTKMNFVSPDGSTPVIGNGTIDDYYRSVIGQLGVQSQDAKRQISNQDAILAQVDSRRQSVSGVSLDEEMSNLIKFQHAYNAAARVMTSVDELLDKVINGMGVVGR is encoded by the coding sequence TTGAGATCTACATTCCATTCACTCGAGACTTCCAAACGTGCATTATTCACCCAACAGGCTGCTTTGCAGACAACTGGTCATAACATTGCTAATGCCAACACGGCGGGCTATTCCCGTCAAACTGTAAATATGCAAGCTACTCGTCCTATTGAAGCGGTCGGCATGACTCATTCAACTGCGCCGGGTCAGCTTGGTACGGGCGTAGAATTCACTTCAATTACTCGGATAAGGGAATCTTTTCTTGATAGCCAGTATCGGAGCAACAGTCAGGACCAGGGGAAATGGTCGATTCAGGCTGATACTCTGCAGAAGCTGGAAGCGATATTTAATGAGCCTAATGAGACGGGTATCCGGACATTAGTTGATAAATACTGGAAATCATGGTCTGACTTAGCTCAGGATCCAGAAAATATTACAGGGCGTAAAATTCTTCGTGAGAATACGCTTGCCCTAGTCGATGCGATTAATTTGTCTAGTAAACAGCTCGTTAACTTAGAGCAGGATTTGACCAGTAACCTGGATGTGAAGGCAACTCAAATCAATACAATGCTTGAGAATGTATCCAAGCTAAATAAAGAAATTTCTAGAATATCAGCTTATGGAGATAACCCGAACGATCTGAAGGATCAGAGGGATCTTCTAGTCGATCAGCTATCCAAGATCGTCAATATTACGGTTACCGACACCGATCAAGGATATGAAATCAACATGGGCGGCACGAACCTTGTGGCCGGCCAAGATTATAATCCAGTTGATTCGGCTGGTTTGCAAGGGGCATATGGAACGGATTTAAATAGCGGCGAGGTCTATGGGATGATTACTTCACGTGATGTTTACGTGAGAGATTATCAGCGTCAATTAGATACTTTAGCCAACAGCTTAGCTAATGGTCAATTCACAGTAACTATTCCTGCGGGTAGCGTATTACCAGATGGAATTACTCTTAACGGAGTTACATATAATGGTGCCTCTCGGACTCTATCAACGCCTCTAACAGTTCCTGTAAATGGAATTAACGAGCTTCATACAATGGGGTATACGTTGCAGAATCCACCAACAGCAGGGGTGCCTTTCTTCGTATCGAGTAATGGTGGACCTATTACCGCTGCAACTATTCGATTAAACTCTATTATTGCAGATTCACCAGATGCTATAGCAACTTCAATGCGTACAATAGGGACTCCGGAAAAGGTAGTGCCAGGGAATAATACATTGGCGCTTCTCATGGCTAACTTGAAGGATACTAAGATGAATTTTGTTAGCCCAGATGGATCAACTCCAGTTATAGGCAACGGGACTATTGACGATTATTATCGTTCCGTAATCGGACAATTAGGCGTTCAATCGCAAGATGCGAAACGTCAGATTAGCAATCAGGACGCCATTCTCGCTCAGGTAGATAGTAGGAGACAATCCGTCAGTGGCGTTTCATTGGATGAAGAAATGTCTAATCTTATCAAGTTCCAGCATGCCTATAACGCCGCTGCTCGTGTTATGACATCGGTTGATGAGCTTCTTGATAAGGTCATTAATGGTATGGGCGTTGTTGGAAGATAA
- a CDS encoding flagellar protein FlgN, with protein MSIQSLLNTLNSLSDIHEELLELAHEKQKAVIENRIDQLMTFTAKESKSIATMEQLNRDITQFTLQCWTELGLTPKPASTLADLMQALHRAEHKQALKAAGDRLREQVQLLKDQNERNQLLVRQSLEFLGFQIDLLSAPYDEDMTYSPNRSGSSGTPRRTFDTRA; from the coding sequence TTGAGCATCCAGAGCCTGTTAAATACATTGAACAGCTTGTCAGACATACATGAAGAATTACTTGAGCTAGCTCATGAGAAGCAGAAGGCTGTCATCGAAAATCGTATTGACCAACTGATGACTTTCACAGCCAAGGAATCTAAATCGATAGCTACGATGGAGCAGTTAAACCGGGATATTACCCAGTTCACGCTTCAGTGTTGGACGGAATTGGGGCTTACGCCTAAGCCAGCATCAACTCTAGCTGATCTTATGCAAGCTCTGCATAGAGCTGAGCACAAGCAAGCTCTGAAAGCAGCCGGAGATCGATTAAGGGAACAGGTTCAGCTGTTAAAGGATCAGAATGAACGGAATCAGCTGCTCGTTCGCCAATCCTTGGAATTTCTAGGATTTCAGATTGATTTATTATCAGCGCCGTACGACGAGGATATGACTTATTCTCCGAATCGTTCGGGCAGCTCAGGCACTCCAAGAAGAACGTTCGATACAAGAGCTTAA
- the flgM gene encoding flagellar biosynthesis anti-sigma factor FlgM produces the protein MNVKINDSQRISAYRTYQQQSDTRTNQSTGKRRKDEVQFSAEAMELLGAQRADEPNRAQRIESLKNEVSAGTYEVDAGKLVEKLLPFFRPVASKE, from the coding sequence ATGAACGTGAAAATTAATGATTCCCAGCGTATAAGTGCTTATCGCACTTACCAACAACAATCCGATACGCGCACGAACCAGTCTACTGGTAAACGTCGTAAGGATGAGGTTCAGTTTTCCGCAGAAGCAATGGAACTGTTAGGTGCCCAGCGTGCGGACGAACCCAATCGGGCTCAACGTATCGAGAGCTTAAAGAATGAAGTCTCAGCGGGTACCTATGAGGTGGATGCTGGAAAACTGGTTGAAAAGCTACTCCCTTTCTTCCGTCCTGTTGCAAGTAAAGAATGA
- a CDS encoding flagellar protein has product MNLTYCPRCEKLFNKNFRDVCNNCYQDLERDYERCVDYLRQHKGLDIQQLSEEMEISIKQITRWIREGRISLVNAPNMSYPCESCGILIRENHICESCKKRLQQGVKDANSRGLHQQNLDDRNKGAYRIGDRIHDRDK; this is encoded by the coding sequence GTGAATTTGACCTACTGTCCAAGATGCGAGAAATTGTTCAACAAAAATTTCCGAGATGTCTGCAATAATTGTTACCAGGATTTGGAGAGAGATTACGAGAGATGTGTAGATTATCTGCGCCAGCATAAAGGCTTAGATATTCAGCAGCTTTCTGAGGAAATGGAAATAAGCATTAAACAAATTACCCGATGGATACGCGAAGGTAGAATATCGCTTGTTAATGCTCCTAATATGTCTTATCCTTGTGAATCTTGCGGCATTCTTATTCGTGAGAATCACATTTGTGAATCTTGCAAAAAACGTCTACAACAGGGCGTAAAGGATGCAAACTCAAGAGGATTGCATCAGCAGAATTTAGACGATAGGAACAAAGGGGCTTACCGAATCGGGGATCGGATCCACGATCGTGACAAATAA
- a CDS encoding acyltransferase, whose amino-acid sequence MERRTKLTQIDIVRGLAILGVLMVHSTSFATLEMKGTSLYGVYNFLNIFSKIGTTTFILLSSFVLFYNYYPQPLTAARFKKFYRNRLTYIVVPYILFSAFYFILRWYQNGFEWNISLMWPSFFEKLLRGQAYTHLYFVFISIQLYLLFPVLLFLFKRFRWLAAGAVIIGVGLQWAFFLYNREYWHVQNRGSWSLSYFGQYFLGAWLGIYFDRIKSWLIIAKENVSKSRVLVWVTLWATWLAAGISYVTIFYYQRVHQTRFHNALYDGLWDIYTMLTPLVLIQVAFLLGGRMNNSFLVGRLRHLGIVSFGVYLFHPIVLLVYRKFPLNGGGTMAHHMWYAGQFLSALIISWIVVTLISRLTSWSWVLFGSVPAQLKAADQPTLSNEISPSKPSASA is encoded by the coding sequence ATGGAGCGTCGTACAAAATTAACTCAAATCGATATCGTTCGTGGCTTAGCCATCTTAGGTGTACTCATGGTACACTCCACATCGTTCGCTACATTGGAAATGAAAGGGACAAGCTTATACGGAGTTTATAATTTTCTTAATATATTTTCGAAGATAGGGACAACTACCTTTATTTTACTTAGCAGCTTTGTACTGTTCTATAATTACTATCCTCAGCCGCTTACTGCTGCTCGCTTTAAGAAGTTTTATCGCAATCGGCTGACGTATATTGTAGTTCCATATATATTGTTCTCAGCTTTTTATTTCATACTAAGATGGTATCAGAACGGATTTGAATGGAATATTTCTCTTATGTGGCCTAGTTTTTTTGAGAAGCTGCTTAGGGGTCAAGCTTATACGCATTTGTACTTTGTTTTTATAAGTATTCAGTTATATTTATTGTTCCCTGTATTGTTATTCTTGTTCAAGCGATTTAGATGGCTGGCAGCTGGGGCTGTGATCATAGGTGTCGGGCTACAGTGGGCATTTTTCCTGTATAACAGGGAGTATTGGCACGTTCAAAACCGGGGTAGCTGGTCACTCTCGTATTTCGGGCAGTATTTTCTTGGTGCGTGGCTAGGGATTTATTTTGATAGAATTAAGTCTTGGCTTATTATTGCTAAAGAAAATGTTTCTAAATCTAGAGTGCTTGTATGGGTTACTCTTTGGGCAACGTGGCTCGCAGCCGGTATATCCTATGTAACGATCTTCTATTATCAAAGAGTGCATCAAACGAGATTCCACAATGCACTTTATGATGGGCTATGGGACATATATACGATGCTAACACCGCTAGTTCTTATTCAAGTCGCTTTCCTACTTGGAGGTCGAATGAATAACTCGTTCTTGGTCGGGAGATTACGTCATTTAGGAATCGTATCGTTCGGAGTTTATTTGTTCCATCCTATTGTGTTGCTAGTTTATCGGAAATTCCCTTTAAATGGGGGAGGCACAATGGCTCATCATATGTGGTATGCAGGTCAGTTCCTATCAGCGTTGATTATTTCATGGATTGTTGTAACGTTAATCAGTAGGTTGACAAGCTGGTCTTGGGTTCTGTTTGGTAGTGTTCCAGCCCAATTAAAGGCTGCAGATCAGCCAACACTTTCTAATGAAATTTCACCGTCGAAGCCTTCGGCTTCAGCCTAA
- a CDS encoding ComF family protein has product MKLNISSWFAPEQAACPICGRNSSNNIHSIAMPIHNPMPRKILASLCNSCQHAIPWIVHPVCRICGRAETCEDCVRRTARHYSLSRCAVRYDDLMKEWLALYKYRGDEKLESILAAMLSFGYERLCLSIGSPYSKQSAFDTITAVPLAPERLQDRGFNQAERLALHLSRWYGLTYSPMLLRLRHTEKQSLKTRQSRVEDMRGNFASVASESFSERTLSNESTHSKIIIIDDIYTTGSTLDECARVLRNTATFKAQPEVYGLLWARS; this is encoded by the coding sequence ATGAAGCTAAACATAAGCTCATGGTTCGCCCCGGAACAAGCAGCTTGTCCCATTTGTGGACGCAACAGCTCTAACAATATCCATAGCATAGCCATGCCTATACATAATCCAATGCCGCGCAAAATCTTAGCATCCTTGTGTAACTCCTGCCAGCATGCCATTCCTTGGATCGTGCATCCGGTTTGTAGAATATGCGGAAGGGCTGAAACGTGTGAGGATTGTGTTCGACGTACAGCACGACATTATTCATTAAGCCGCTGTGCCGTTCGCTATGACGATTTAATGAAAGAGTGGCTTGCACTATACAAATATCGGGGTGATGAAAAGCTCGAGTCTATCTTAGCTGCCATGCTATCTTTCGGTTATGAAAGGCTTTGCCTGTCCATTGGAAGTCCATATTCCAAGCAGTCGGCATTCGATACCATAACAGCTGTTCCTCTTGCTCCTGAACGATTGCAGGATAGGGGCTTTAACCAAGCGGAAAGACTTGCGCTCCATCTATCGCGATGGTATGGGCTCACTTACAGTCCGATGCTGCTCCGATTACGTCACACTGAGAAGCAAAGCTTGAAAACCCGTCAAAGCCGAGTGGAGGATATGAGGGGCAATTTTGCTTCTGTAGCTTCTGAATCATTTTCCGAAAGGACTCTATCTAATGAATCTACACATAGCAAAATTATTATTATAGATGATATTTATACGACTGGAAGTACATTGGATGAATGTGCAAGAGTATTAAGAAATACAGCTACTTTCAAAGCGCAGCCTGAGGTTTACGGTCTTTTGTGGGCGCGTTCATAG